The following coding sequences lie in one Myxococcus virescens genomic window:
- a CDS encoding Isoquinoline 1-oxidoreductase subunit, whose protein sequence is MQPSLPVMASLSALLLAGGCKREPDAAAAQIPALPQVAPNALRPVEAFAAILDRKERSRALFLEASRVFFHPRCANCHPAGDSPLQGDDGQLHDPPVVRGPEDQGVVGMECISCHQDKNQDLARMPGAPKWHVAPIEMAWVGKSPREVCEQLNDMKRNGGKTPEQMIEHNAHDALVAWGWNPGSGREPAPGTQAQFGAIVAAWVETGSECPSEEARP, encoded by the coding sequence ATGCAGCCATCTCTTCCGGTCATGGCCTCGCTCTCCGCCCTCCTGCTGGCGGGAGGGTGCAAGCGGGAGCCCGATGCCGCGGCGGCGCAGATTCCCGCGCTGCCCCAGGTTGCCCCCAACGCGCTGCGACCCGTGGAAGCCTTCGCGGCCATCCTGGACCGGAAGGAGCGCTCCCGCGCGCTCTTCCTGGAGGCCAGCCGCGTCTTCTTCCACCCGCGGTGCGCGAATTGTCACCCGGCGGGTGACAGCCCGCTGCAAGGTGACGACGGCCAGCTTCATGACCCGCCCGTGGTGCGCGGCCCCGAGGACCAGGGTGTGGTGGGCATGGAGTGCATCAGCTGCCACCAGGACAAGAACCAAGACCTGGCACGCATGCCCGGCGCGCCGAAGTGGCATGTCGCCCCCATCGAAATGGCGTGGGTGGGGAAGAGTCCTCGTGAGGTGTGCGAGCAGCTCAATGACATGAAGCGCAACGGCGGCAAGACGCCCGAGCAGATGATTGAACACAACGCCCACGACGCATTGGTGGCCTGGGGATGGAACCCGGGCTCGGGGCGTGAGCCCGCTCCGGGGACGCAGGCGCAGTTCGGTGCCATCGTCGCGGCCTGGGTGGAGACGGGCTCGGAGTGCCCGAGCGAGGAGGCACGGCCGTGA
- a CDS encoding flavin reductase family protein: MTQSTPEGVDARGFRDAMARWASGVAVVAIRDTEGLRATTVSSFSSLSLDPPLVVVALSDASRTLKRVEVSGVFTLSILSAAQRSISVQCAKGELDAQFFDADAFVRDSLVGLSCQVHGLHRYGDHTLIVGRVTRLHEGRPQEPLLYWARGYRTVTSLPPSDSDGA, from the coding sequence ATGACGCAGAGCACGCCAGAAGGTGTAGACGCGCGCGGCTTCCGGGATGCCATGGCCCGGTGGGCCAGCGGCGTGGCCGTGGTGGCGATACGGGACACCGAAGGCCTGCGGGCGACGACGGTGAGCTCCTTCAGTTCCCTGTCGCTGGACCCGCCGCTGGTGGTGGTGGCGTTGTCGGATGCGTCCCGCACCTTGAAGCGGGTGGAGGTCTCCGGCGTCTTCACGCTCAGCATCCTGTCCGCCGCACAACGTTCCATCTCCGTGCAGTGCGCGAAGGGGGAACTGGATGCGCAGTTCTTCGACGCGGACGCCTTCGTGCGGGACAGCCTGGTGGGGCTGTCATGCCAGGTCCATGGCCTGCACCGTTACGGTGACCACACGCTGATTGTCGGCCGCGTCACACGTCTTCATGAGGGACGTCCGCAGGAGCCCCTTCTTTATTGGGCGCGGGGCTATCGAACCGTGACCTCTCTGCCGCCGTCTGATAGCGATGGCGCCTGA
- a CDS encoding (2Fe-2S)-binding protein, with amino-acid sequence MTVRVRINGEEKELDVDPEMPLLWAVRDVLGLTGTKYGCGQALCGSCTVHLDGLPVRACVTPLRRAEGHSVTTIEGLSPDGNHPLQKAWVELGVPQCGFCQAGQIMCAAALLAKKPRPSDKEIDQSLAGNLCRCGTYTRIRSAVKKAAGMSEE; translated from the coding sequence GTGACGGTTCGCGTTCGCATCAACGGTGAGGAGAAGGAACTGGACGTCGACCCGGAGATGCCGCTGCTGTGGGCGGTGCGGGACGTGCTCGGGCTCACCGGCACGAAGTACGGCTGCGGCCAGGCGCTGTGTGGCTCGTGCACCGTCCACCTCGACGGGCTGCCGGTCCGCGCGTGCGTGACACCCCTCCGCCGCGCGGAGGGGCACTCGGTGACGACCATCGAAGGGCTGTCGCCCGACGGCAACCACCCGCTGCAGAAGGCCTGGGTGGAGCTGGGTGTGCCGCAGTGTGGCTTCTGCCAGGCGGGGCAGATCATGTGCGCGGCGGCGCTGCTGGCGAAGAAGCCGCGGCCGTCCGACAAGGAGATCGACCAGTCGCTCGCAGGCAACCTCTGCCGGTGTGGGACGTACACGCGAATCCGCTCGGCCGTGAAGAAGGCCGCGGGCATGTCCGAGGAGTGA
- a CDS encoding xanthine dehydrogenase family protein molybdopterin-binding subunit, translating to MTKLLTLISRRSFLEGLNLSVGGLALGVFSGGLAAAASNASTAKGAPGLNPNVFVHVAPDGAVTIVCARSEMGQGVRSSLPVLVADEMGADMARVTVAQADGDKVYGDQNTDGSSSVRGVYDDIRRMGATARVMLVAAAARRWKVKPEACEARDHAVFLRDGKRSLGFGELVADASRLPIPKAKDVKLRPKSELRMAGRPMPLLDGPAYVTGTAVFGADIRLPGMLIAVVARPPVVGGKVVRFDATRALAVPGVKKVLELPAPKPPYTFQFWGGVAVLAENTWAAMRGREALDITWEEGPNASYDSTTYRELLTASIREPGTVARNVGDIDAALASAARVVQAEYHVPHQSHIPMEPPVALARVENGTCEVWAPTQHPQAARSVAATTAELPEEKVQVHVTFLGGGFGRKSKADFIAEVVWLAKEAGVPVRVQWTREDDVRHDYYHPVSAQQLTAGLDASGKVIAWRHRTAFPPIASTFAQATRPSPSDLQQGVLDLALSVPNVRAETCEAPPHVRIGWLRSVYNIFHAFSVNAFVDELAHLRGTDSRDMLLEVLGPPRKASLQELGITALRNYGASVEDHPVDAGRLRGVIERVTAMSGWDARKANGRALGLAAHRSFLSYVAVVASVVKDDQGRIRVDEAWVSVDAGTILNPERVRSQMEGSIIFGMSIALHGAVTMKGGVTEQSNFRDLKLVRIGEAPRKIHVDIVPSELPSGGIGEPGVPPVAPAIINAIFALTGTRIRELPVSRTLAV from the coding sequence ATGACGAAGCTGCTCACGTTGATTAGCCGGCGCTCGTTCCTGGAAGGGCTGAATCTGTCCGTGGGAGGGCTCGCCCTGGGTGTCTTCTCCGGGGGCCTGGCCGCGGCGGCCAGTAATGCCTCCACGGCGAAGGGCGCTCCGGGGTTGAACCCGAACGTGTTCGTCCACGTGGCTCCGGACGGAGCGGTCACCATCGTCTGTGCCCGCTCGGAGATGGGGCAGGGCGTGCGCAGCTCGCTGCCGGTGCTCGTCGCCGATGAGATGGGCGCGGACATGGCGCGGGTGACGGTGGCCCAGGCCGACGGTGACAAGGTCTACGGCGACCAGAACACGGACGGCTCCAGCAGCGTGCGGGGCGTGTACGACGACATCCGCCGCATGGGTGCCACCGCTCGGGTGATGCTGGTGGCCGCCGCCGCCCGCCGCTGGAAGGTGAAGCCGGAGGCGTGCGAGGCCCGCGACCACGCGGTGTTCCTCCGCGACGGCAAGCGCTCGCTGGGCTTTGGCGAGCTCGTGGCCGATGCGTCGAGGCTGCCCATCCCGAAGGCGAAGGACGTCAAGCTGCGGCCCAAGAGTGAGCTGCGGATGGCGGGCCGGCCCATGCCGCTGCTGGATGGCCCGGCCTATGTGACGGGAACCGCGGTGTTCGGCGCCGACATCCGTCTGCCGGGCATGCTCATCGCCGTGGTGGCGCGCCCGCCTGTCGTGGGCGGCAAGGTCGTTCGCTTCGACGCCACCCGCGCGCTCGCGGTGCCCGGGGTGAAGAAGGTTCTCGAGCTGCCCGCGCCGAAGCCGCCCTACACGTTCCAGTTCTGGGGCGGCGTCGCGGTGCTCGCGGAGAACACCTGGGCGGCGATGCGCGGGCGCGAGGCCCTGGACATCACCTGGGAGGAGGGGCCGAACGCCTCCTATGACTCGACGACGTACCGGGAGCTGCTGACGGCGTCGATTCGCGAGCCAGGAACGGTGGCGCGCAACGTCGGTGACATCGACGCGGCGCTCGCTTCCGCCGCCCGCGTCGTTCAGGCCGAGTACCACGTTCCCCACCAGTCCCACATTCCCATGGAGCCTCCCGTGGCCCTGGCGCGAGTGGAGAACGGGACGTGTGAGGTCTGGGCGCCCACACAGCATCCGCAGGCCGCGCGCAGCGTGGCGGCAACGACGGCGGAGCTGCCGGAGGAGAAGGTCCAGGTCCACGTCACGTTCCTGGGCGGAGGTTTCGGCCGCAAGTCCAAGGCGGACTTCATCGCCGAGGTGGTGTGGCTGGCGAAGGAAGCGGGCGTTCCGGTGCGCGTGCAATGGACGCGCGAGGACGACGTCCGGCACGACTACTACCACCCCGTCAGCGCGCAGCAGCTCACCGCTGGGCTGGATGCATCCGGCAAGGTCATCGCGTGGCGGCACCGCACCGCGTTCCCGCCCATCGCGTCCACCTTCGCGCAGGCCACGCGGCCCAGCCCGTCGGATCTCCAGCAGGGCGTGCTCGACCTGGCGCTCTCCGTGCCCAACGTCCGGGCGGAGACCTGCGAGGCGCCTCCGCACGTGCGCATCGGCTGGCTCCGGTCCGTCTACAACATCTTCCACGCCTTCTCCGTGAACGCCTTCGTGGACGAGCTGGCGCACCTTCGTGGCACGGACTCGCGCGACATGCTCCTGGAGGTGCTGGGGCCGCCGCGCAAGGCGTCGCTCCAGGAGCTGGGCATCACCGCGCTGCGGAACTACGGCGCGTCGGTGGAGGACCACCCCGTGGACGCGGGGCGCTTGCGCGGCGTCATCGAGCGCGTGACGGCGATGTCCGGCTGGGACGCGCGCAAGGCGAATGGCCGGGCGCTGGGGCTCGCCGCGCACCGCAGCTTCCTCAGCTACGTGGCCGTGGTGGCCTCGGTGGTCAAGGATGACCAGGGGCGCATCCGCGTCGACGAGGCGTGGGTGTCGGTGGATGCCGGGACGATTCTCAATCCGGAACGCGTGCGCTCCCAGATGGAGGGCTCGATCATCTTCGGCATGAGCATCGCGTTGCATGGCGCCGTCACCATGAAGGGCGGCGTGACGGAGCAGTCGAACTTCCGCGACCTCAAGCTGGTGCGCATCGGCGAGGCGCCGCGGAAGATTCATGTCGACATCGTCCCCAGTGAGCTGCCGTCCGGGGGCATTGGTGAGCCCGGCGTGCCTCCGGTGGCGCCCGCCATCATCAACGCCATCTTCGCGCTCACGGGCACGCGCATCCGCGAGCTGCCGGTGTCCCGCACGCTGGCCGTCTGA